The segment CCATTGAAGGTGATTTTGCGCTTACCTGAAATGCCATAGATAAGGGACGGTCCACCTCCGGCAAAAAAACCGGTTACCTTATTTTGCTTATACATCAGCTGAACGGGAATTTCAATATAGTTAATGCTCATCAGGGTGACGGTTATATCACCATTAACGTCATCCAATTCATCCCGCCAACGTTTATTCAGTAAATTCAATGAAGGTTGAAGCACCAGAAAGGGCGCAATCCTTTTGTTATAGGTCAGCCCTACAGTATACCCAACAGAACTCCCTACCAGGTCTTCCCCATCATCGGTTAAAAAGGAATCTCCATTAAGGGCAGTGGCGCCCGCCTGTATACCCATTTGGGCTTGTAACTCATTGATCATCAGCAGACCAAGAATAACAAGGGTTAAGTTTAGTGTTTTCATAGAGGGTCAAAATCTTGTTGGTAAGGGGATGTAGAACGCACTAGTTAAAAATAGCAATAATCAGATCATTAACCGATATGACCCTCGCCTGCCAAATTTCAATAGTCAGCATGGGAGGTGTGTTGGCCCAAAATCAGGTGATTTTAACGGGATTTTTGGCATAAAATGTAAAAAAGTGGGAGAAAGTGGTTGAAAGTGGTTTAAAAATACTTATGTTTGTTTAATAAGGAATGGACAACCACTACGTCAATGACCTTTTTCACCAGTGAATATGAAAGTAAGCTCGATGCCAAAGGCAGATTGGTTCTGCCTGCGCGCGTAAAGGCTCAACTGCCTGCCAGTCCGTCAGGCGGGCCCGAAGGGGATAGTGAGCTTGTATTGCGCAGGGGGTTTGAGCGTTGCCTCATACTCTATCCCATGGTGGAATTCAAGAAGGTGTTCTCAAAAATTTCCGGATTGAGCGAGTTTAACGAGGAGTACCGCACGCTTCAGCGCAACTTTTTCAGTGGCACGGCCACGGTTGAGCTTGATGGCAACGGTCGTTTTTTACTTCCCAAAAACATGCTCACCTATGCCCAACTCGAAAAAGATGTGATGCTGGTAGGAATGGGCAACAAAGTTGAAATCTGGAATCCCACACTCTACGAGAAACACCTGATCGCAGACCCAAGTGAGTTGTCGAAACTGGCGCAGAAATACTTAGACCATTAGCTACAAGCCGCAAGCTTTTAGCTTCTAGATAGTAAGCGATGAAAAATTTTAAGAAGCTTAAAATCTGGCAGAAAGGAATGGAGTTGGTGGCTCTGACGTATGAGTTGGCAGGTAAACTTCCGAAAGAGGAGCAATTTGGCTTGAAAAGCCAAACGACTCGGGCGGCAGTTTCAATTCCTTCAAACATTGCAGAAGGCAGTGCAAAAAACAGTAAGAAGGAGTACGTGCAGTTTCTGGAGTATTCAATGGGATCTGCTTTTGAACTGGAGACTCAGGTATTGATAATTGACATGCTGAATTATGGGGATAGTGAGTTGAGAAAAAGGTTGCTTTTGGGTATAGATGAAGAGCAAAAAATGATTCAATCATTTATACAAAAAGTAAAGATTGGATGACTAGCAACTTGAAACTCGAAACTCATGGCTATCACAAGCCGGTAATGTTAAAAGAGTGCATTGATGCACTAAAGATAAACCCCGAAGGAACGTACGTAGATGCGACTTTCGGTGGTGGCGGACATAGTCTGGCTATGTTGGAACACATAAAAGGCGGTCGGTTGATCGCTTTCGATCAGGATGAAGATGCCCAGCGTGAGGCAACAAAAATCACGCACCGTTCTTTCACATTCTGTCACGCCAACTTCAGGCACCTCAAACGGTTTTTGAAGTTGAATGGAGTAACCAAAGTGAACGGCATACTGGCCGATCTTGGAATTTCTTCTCATCAGATAGATGAACCGACACGCGGCTTTTCAACCCGGTATGATGGCCCGCTGGATATGCGAATGGATAAAAACGGCCCGGTAACCGCTGCCAAAGTGGTAAGCGAATATGATGAGGCAGCGCTGCATAAAATACTGGGCATGTATGGTGAAGTGAAAAATGCCAGAACAGTTGCCAAAGCTATCGTTCAGGAACGTGCAACAAAAAAAATTACACGTACCGAAGATTTAAGACAGTTGCTTAGCCGGTTTGCTCCGCGTGGAAAAGAAAATAAATACTTCGCCCAGGTGTTTCAGGCGTTGCGCATTGAAGTGAATAACGAAATGCAGGCGCTTGAAGATTTTTTGCACCAGGCGGGCGAAGTGATAGAGCCCGGAGGACGATTGGTGGTGATGTCGTACCACTCATTGGAAGACAGGATGGTAAAAAATTTTATTAACAAAGGAAAGGTGTACGGAGAAGTGGAGAAAGATTTTTACGGAAACGTACTCAAACCCTTCGAAGCTGTAAACCGGAAACCGATTGAAGCTTCGGAAGAAGAGATAGAACAAAACAAAAGAGCACGAAGTGCAAAACTTAGAATAGCAGAAAAGAAATAGTTGATCGTTGATGGTTGTTCGTTATTCGCGAACATCCAACAACGAACAACGAACAACGATGTAGAATGGCCGACAACAAATTCAGAATTGAACCAAAACTAAAAAGCTCCGGAAGAAGTGTTGGAAGTGGTGTGTTCTCGACAATTGAAAAAAAGCTTAAGCTTGAAAATTACTTTGAGGAGGGTTTTCCGGTTCAACATCTGCCGAAGATAATTTTTGTAATGGTGCTGGGGCTGTTGTACATCAGCAATACACACTATGCAGAAAAGACCGTAAGGAAGATAAATGCTATGCAGGCTGAAGTGGAAGATTTGCGGGCCGACTATACAACCAAAAAAGCCGACCTGATGTATGCCAGCAAGCAATCGGAAGTGGCGCGTAAGGTTAGCGTCCACGGATTGAAAGAAACCTTGAAACCACCTTATAAAGTAGTAGTGAAGAAAAGTGAATATTAAGAAATCGATATTACTGCGTGTTCGTGTAGCCTTTTTGTTTGTGCTGTTGTTTGCCATTGCTGTGGTGGTGAAAATCAGCCACATACAAATGGTTGAAGGAGAGAAGTGGGTGCAAATGGGCGAGCAGATTTCTTTTGACTATAAGAAAGTTAAAGCTACCCGTGGTAACATCTATTCGGATAATGGAAGTTTACTGGCAACCTCCCTGCCTTTTTATAAGGTTGCTTTTGATGCCACCCTTCCAAACGAAAAAGTATTTAAAGAAGGTGTTGATTCTCTGGCGCGCAAACTGGCTTCATACTATAGAGATAAGTCTTACCTCGACTATAAGCGTATTCTCATTGATGCCCGCACATCGGGCAAGCAGTACATCATTGTTAATCGTAAGCAAATCAGCTATCAGGATAAAAAAATGATGACTGAATGGCCAATCTTTCGTGAAGGTCGCTTGCGTGGAGGCGTAATTTTTGAAAAAGTGGATATCCGGTATCGTCCGTTTGCTAACCTGAGTAAGCGCACTATTGGTTTTGTAAATGAAAACGAAAAAGGTGCCGGACTGGAATACAGTTTTAATGATCAGCTAAGCGGTCAGGATGGCTATGCGTACTATCAGAAAATTGCGGGTGGGGTTTGGAAACCGGTTTTTGATACTGAAAACGTAAAAGCCATTAATGGCCTGGATATTCAGACAACATTAGACATCAACCTTCAGGATGTTTCCGAAACGGCATTGCATAAGGCGATGATGCAGCACAATGCTGATGATGGGCTGGTGGTGGTGATGGAAGTAAAAACTGGCGCTGTTAAAGCCATTGCCAACCTGAGCAGTGATGGCCGTGGAAACTTTTACGAAAAATTCAATTATGCTACCGGTGGGTTGTTTGAGCCGGGCTCCACATTCAAGTTAATTACTATGATTGCCCTGTTGGAAGACAGTAACATGGAGTTGTCGGATAGTATTGATACCGGCAATGGTGAATTTAAGTTTTATAAAAACACCGTTCGCGATCATGAAAAGGGTGGCCTTGGAAAAATAACTGTTCGTCAGGCATTCGAGCATTCATCCAACGTAGCCATGGCCAGGCTGGCCGATAAAAATTTTGGTTTACGCCCACAGAAATTCATGGATCATGTTGAACGTTTGAAAATCCATCAACCCTTGGGTATTCAGATAACGGGTGAGCCTCACCCTAAATTCAAATGGCCCGGACAAAAAGGTTGGAGTGGTATCAGTTTACCGTGGATGGCGTATGGCTATGGAATTGAAATCACGCCCTTACATACCTTGGCTATGTACAATGCAGTTGCCAATAATGGAAAAATGATCAGGCCTGTTTTTGTGGAGTCTGTAAAACGGGCTGATCGCGAAAAGGAAAATTATGAGACCGATGTGATTGTAAGCAAAATTTGTTCTGACAAAACCTTGAATAAGGTTAAGCTTTTGCTCGAGGGTGTGGTGGAGAACGGCACAGCTAAAGGAATAAAGGGAACACACTATCGTATTGCTGGAAAAACCGGAACGGCTCAAATTCTGGAGAATGGTAAGTATACCAAGAAGTACATCACATCTTTTGTTGGTTATTTCCCGGCACATGCACCAAAGTATTCAGCTATTGTGCTGATTAAAAATCCACGTGGCTGGCATCAATACGGAAGTAATGTAGCCGCCCCGGTCTTTAAAGAAATTGCCGACAACATTTATTCCCGCGACATCAACCTGCAATTGGCGATGGAGAAAAAATATGTTGAGCCCGGTGTATTTCCGGTTATCCGCGCAGGTAATCAGGAGGAGTTAACCATGCTTTGTAATGTGCTCGGCATTTCAAATCATTCATCTTCTGAGGAAGATTGGGTAAGAAGCTCCATCAATGGCAATTCAATCAGTTGGAAGAAGAATACAATCGGGCAGGGTATTGTGCCCGATGTAGAAGGAATGACTTTTCGTGATGCCCTTTACTTGTTGGAGCAAGCGGGTTTGAAAGTAATATATGAAGGAAAGGGAAGGGTAAAGAGCCAGTCGATTACGGCAGGCGGTAAAGTTTCAAAAGGCGACAGAATTTATATACAACTGGGGTAGCCAGTATTGAAAAGAAATGACTGAACTGAAGGATATATTATACAAAGTGTCACTCACCTCAACCTCCGGTAATATGGATGTAGCGGTGAGCGGTATATGCTTTGATTCACGAAAAGTAAAGCCCGGATTTTTATTTGTGGCTGTTAAAGGCACACAGTCGGACGGGCACCAGTTTATTTCAAAAGCGGTGGATTTAGGAGCGAGCGCAATTGTTTGTGAAACTTTACCTGAAACCCTATATGAAAAAACAACCTACGTCACAGTTAAAGATAGCGCGAAATCGCTGGGAATTATTGCTGCTAACTTTTTTGGCAATGCGTCACAAAAATTAAAGCTGATTGGTGTAACCGGTACGAACGGAAAAACAACCGTGGCTACATTGTTGTACAAGTTGTTCGGTTCGTTAGGTCATCGGTGCGGCTTGATTTCCACGGTAGAGTATCGCATTGTTGACCAGGTGTTGCCCTCTACGCATACCACACCTGATCCGGTTCAACTCAATGAACTTCTTAAGAACATGGTGGATGCTGGTTGTACTTACGCCTTTATGGAGGTCAGTTCACATGCCATCGATCAGGAACGCATTGCGGGGTTGAAGTTTGCCGGGGCAATTTTTACCAACATCACCCACGATCACCTGGATTACCATAAGACCTTTGAAAACTATATCAAGGCAAAGAAGAAATTCTTTGATGAATTAAGTGGTGATGCCTTCGCACTTGTAAATGCTGATGATAAACGCGGCATGGTAATGCTTCAAAACACAAAAGCTACCAAGTACACCTTTGGGTTGAAGAAGTTAACCGACTTCAAAGGCAGGATGATCAGCAACACCATTGAGGGCCTGGAAATGGAGCTGATGAACAAACGAATCTGGTTTAAGTTGATTGGTGATTTCAATGCGTATAACATCCTGGCAGTGTTTGGTGCGGCTATGTTATTTGATCAGGATCCTGATCAAACCCTTACCATTCTTTCATCGCTTCATAGTGCGCCCGGCAGGTTTGAGTTGGTTTTACCCGGTTCAAAAATTATTGCCATTGTGGATTATGCTCACACACCCGATGCACTCAAGAATGTACTGGAAACAATTAAATCTTTCCGCACGGGCAATGAGCAGGTGATTACTGTAGTTGGCTGTGGAGGAAATCGTGATAAAACAAAGCGCCCCCTAATGGCCAGTATAGCCGTTCGGTTTAGTGATAAAGTTGTACTCACATCTGATAATCCACGCGATGAAGACCCCATGGAAATCATTCGCGAAATGCAAACCGGAATTGGTCCAAGTGATGCACGCAAAACATTAGTGATAGCCGATCGTGAAGAAGCTATTAAAACCGCCTGCATGATGGCCAATGAAAAGGACATCATACTGGTAGCAGGCAAAGGGCATGAAACGTATCAGGAAATAAAGGGTGTGAAACATCCATTTGACGACAGAGAAGTGGTGGAACGTATGTTAAAACTCGTTAATAGTTAATGATCAATTCTTAATGAGTCAATTAGACAATTAACATGAGGAACTATAGTGAAAACATAATTGTAAAAATGACTTTCCAGTTTGCATTGGAGATAATGGAATTTTCGGAGATACTACGTGACAAAAAGCGATTTGCTTTTGCTGATCAGGTATTGCGATCCGGATTCTGTCGGGGCTAATGTGAGAGAGGCACAAGGGGCAGAAAGTAAAGCTGACTTTATTCATAAAATGAAGATAGCACAGAAGGAAGCAGAGGAGACTGAGTACTGGTTAGAATTATGTGATTTCTCAAAAAGTTACCCAAAACCCGGAAAACTACTTAGTGATATAGAAAGTATTTTGAAAGTAATAAACAAGATTGTGTCAACCTCAAAAAAGGGAAGTAAATGATCTGCATTGAGAATTGGCTAATTGACGAATTGAAAATTAATTAAATGCTGTACTATCTATTCGATTATTTAGACAAACAATTCGACCTGATGGGAGCCGGTGTATTTAAGTACATCTCCTTTAGGGCGGGTATGGCTGCATTTTTCTCGTTGCTGATCACCATTACACTAGGAAAGTCCTTAATTAACCTGCTGCGAAAAAAACAAGTAGGTGAAGATATCCGCGACCTCGGCTTGGAAGGTCAAATACAAAAGAAGGGAACCCCGACCATGGGCGGGCTCATTATCATCGCGGCCATTCTGGTGCCTACATTATTGTTTGCACGATTGGATAATATCTATGTGATCCTGCTTATCGTGGCAACAATCTGGTTGGGATTCATCGGATTTCTGGATGATTATATCAAAGTATTTAAAAAGGATAAAGAAGGTCTTGCCGGCCGTTTCAAAATAGTTGGCCAGGTTGGGTTAGGATTAATTGTTGGACTTACCTTATACTTTAGTGATGCTGTTGTTGTGCGTGAGGTGCAACCCGAATCGCTGGCCAGTATCAGCACTTTAATGTTGTTTCAGGATGAGGAGGAAAGCCAGGAGCGTTTACTGAAATACAAAGATGTAAAGTCAACAAAAACAACTATTCCGTTCCTGAAGAATAATGAGCTTGATTATAAAAACGTTCTTCCGTTTATACCCGATACTTATACCTGGATTACCTATGTACTGGTAGTGATTATAGTGGTTACAGCAGTATCAAATGGTGCCAACATTACCGATGGCATAGATGGTTTGGCAGCGGGAACTTCCGGAATCATTGCGCTTACGTTAGCCATTTTCGCGTACCTCTCCGGCCGTGTCGATTTTTCCAGCTACCTCAACATTATGTACATACCCAACCTAAGCGAGTTGGTGATTTTTACAACTGCGTTGGTTGGTGCTTGCCTCGGTTTTCTATGGTACAATGCGTATCCGGCACAGGTATTTATGGGCGATACCGGAAGCTTAACCATTGGCGGAGTGATTGCCGTGCTGGCACTGGCGGTGCGCAAGGAATTATTGATTCCGGTAATCTGCGGAATTTTTCTGATCGAAAATCTTTCAGTGATCATTCAGGTATCATACTTCAAATACACAAAGAAAAAGTATGGAGAAGGCAGAAGAATATTTCTGATGTCGCCTCTGCATCACCATTACCAGAAAAAGAATTTGCATGAAGCTAAAATCGTAACACGGTTTTGGATTGTAGGGATTTTATTGGCCATACTAAGCTTAGCCACATTGAAATTGCGATGAACGAAAGGGTAGTCATATTAGGCGCTGGAGAAAGCGGAACAGGAGCAGCCTTGCTGGCAAAAGCAAAAGGTTACGAAGTCTTTGTGTCTGATCAGGGTGCGATAAAGGATAACTATCGCGATGACCTGATCCGGAATAAAATCGAGTTTGAAGAGGGTAAGCATTCTGAAGAAAAAGTTTTAAACGCAACATTAATAATAAAGAGTCCCGGTATTCCGGAGAAAGCTGAAATCATCAAAAAGATAAAAGCAAAAGGAATTGAAATCATTGATGAGATTGAGTTTGGATTCCGGTTTATCCATGGAAAGGTAATTGCCATTACCGGTACCAATGGAAAAACAACCACTACGTTACTTACTTATCATTTACTAAAAGCTGCAGGTTTTAATGTTGCGCTTGCCGGTAATGTAGGCGAAAGCCTGGCGCGCAAAGTAGCCCACGGCAATCACGATTGGTATGTGCTGGAGATCAGCAGTTTCCAGTTGGACGGCACAAAAACCTTCAAGCCTGCTATTGGCATCTTACTAAACATTACACCCGATCACCTCGATCGCTACGAGTATAAAATGGAGAATTATGTAGCCTCTAAATTCCGCATCATGCAGAATATGGATGCTGCTGATCACTTCATCTACTATGCTGATGATACCGTGATTGCTTCAGCGCTGAGAACTCAAAGGCCAACCCCACATTTGGTGACTATTAGTTTGAAGGATAAGAATCAGGTTTACTACGATGGAGCGGTAATGCAATTTGGTTTTGATGAAAGTTTCAGTGTTGAACAATCCGACACCACACTTAAAGGACCGCATAACCTCATCAATACGATGGCTGCAGTTTCGGCTGCTCATTTGGCTGGCGCAAAGCTTAAATCTATTCGTGAAGGATTGAAGACATTCAGGAATGCTCCTCACCGACTGGAACACGTGGGTACAATAAATGGTGTTGATTTTATTAATGACTCAAAAGCCACAAATGTCGATTCGGTTGTATATGCACTCGGCAGCTACAATCAACCACTTATCTGGATTGCCGGTGGTATTGATAAGGGCAATGACTACAATCTTATTAAAGATGACGTAAGCAAGAAGGTTAAAACACTTATCTGCCTCGGAACAGAAAACGAGAAGCTCAGGAGTTTTTTTGGTGGTGTGGTAAAAAACATTCTTGAAACGCAAAATGTTTCAGCGCTTGTTCGCATGGCACTGCAGGAAGCTAAGCCTGGTGATGTTGTGTTACTATCACCCGCCTGTGCAAGTTTTGATTTGTTTAAGAATTATGAGGACAGGGGTGACCAGTTTCGTAAAGCAGTTCAAGAATTAAAGAAGGAAGTTGAAAATCAATTGGTATGAATAAACTAAAAACATGGGCTGATGAAAATCTGCAAGGCGATCGAGTGATCTGGGCGGTAGTATTCATCCTATCGATGATCAGCATTTTAGTAGTATATAGCTCCATTGGTACGCTCGCCTACAAGCGTGCGGTAAGTCCTGAAAAATATTTGTTTACGCACACCATGCATGTGCTTATTGGCTTAACAGCCATGTGGTTTGCTCATCGGGTTGATTACCGGTATTATTCTCGTCTTTCACGTATAGCTCTTTGGATTAGTGTACCCCTTTTAATTTACACGTTCACAAACGGCTCTACCATTAATGATGCTGCCCGTTGGATTCAGATTCCGATTATAGGTTCATTCCAGCCTTCTGATTTTGCAAGCCTGGCCTTGATTGTAAACCTGGCCAGCATGCTATCGAAGCGGCAGCAAAACATTGATGACATTAAAGAGTCATTGATTCCTATATTATTCTGGTGTGGAATCATCTGCGGATTGATTGCCTTAACCAATATGTCGACTGCCGTACTGCTGCTCATGACCTGCATGTTAATCATGTTTATCGGCAGGGTTCCTTCAAAGTATCTCGCCATGTTGCTATTTGTTGGTGTTCTGTTTGGGTCTTTGGCGTTTAAGTTTGGTGTACGCGGAGGTACAGTAGTTACTCGTATTACTGATTTTGTTGAGTATGTAAAGGGTGAGAAGGAACTTCCCTTCCAAGCCAAACATGCGCACATTGCTGTGGCTACCGGAGGTGTAACCGGCAAGGGCCCGGGTAACAGTGATCAGCGAAATATTTTACCTCATCCGTATTCTGATTTTGTGTACGCTATTTTGATTGAAGAATATGGAATGATTGGTGGCGTAGTCGTGCTATTACTTTACCTGGTGTTATTGCATCGCGGTATGAAAGCAGCCTATAACAGTGAACGCGCTTTTGCCGGTTTACTCTCCGCGGGATTAAGTTTTGATATCGTCTGTCAGGCCATGATAAACATGGGTGTTGTGGTTGGATTGGGACCGATTACCGGACAAACGTTACCGTTGATCAGTATGGGGGGAACGTCTATGGTGTTTACGGGTTTGTCCCTTGGAATAATATTAAGTGTAAGCCGTGGTGAACGTGATGATGTGTGGGAACGAAAATCAACTGGAGCTGAACTAAAGGAAAATAAGAATATAGAAGCTAAGGCAGCTTAGAAGCTTCAAGCCTCTAGCTGCTAGCTAGTAGCTTGAAGCTAAAAGCTTAAAGAAAATTAAAAGAAAGAATTGAAAAGTAACCAACCATATCGACTAATCATCAGTGGAGGCGGAACGGGCGGGCATATTTTCCCCGCAGTGGCCATTGCTAATGAGTTTAAGGAGCGTCATCCAGATGCGGAGATACTCTTTGTGGGTGCCCAGGGGCGTATGGAGATGACACGTGTTCCGGAAGCGGGCTATAAGATTATTGGTTTGTGGATAAGTGGTTTACAACGTTCATTGAAATTATCAAACCTGTTATTCCCGGTTAAATTGGTGGTAAGCTACATCCGCGCCATGATGATCGTGAAGGAATATAAACCTCATATCGTAATTGGAACAGGCGGTTATGCCAGTGGCCCGATAATGATGGCTGCCACACGGTTGGGAATTCCTTCGGTTGTTCAGGAGCAAAATTCATTTGCAGGATTGGCCAACAAGCAAGTAGCAAAACGTGTGAGTAAAGTGTGTGTGGCATATGAGGGCATGGAGAAATATTTTCCAAAGCATAAACTTGTGCTTACCGGCAACCCGGTTCGTAAAGATATTCTTGATGTGAACGGAAAGCGTGAGCGTGCCTTGAATCAATTCGGATTTGATACCGGTACTAAAACGCTGTTGATCATAGGCGGAAGCCTGGGTGCACGAACCATCAATGAAAGCATTTTAAAGGGCATTGAAAAGTTGATTGATGCACAAATACAAGTTATCTGGCAAACGGGTAAAGGATACTATACAAACTGCCGGGCAAGTCTTGAGAAATACGATTTAAGAAGAATTCGGGTATATGACTTTTTAAAAGAAATGGACCTGGCCTATGCCGCAGCTGATGTTGTGATCTCCCGTGCAGGAGCGCTAGCCGTATCAGAACTATGTGTTACCGGTAAGGCCTGCATACTGGTTCCATCACCCAACGTAGCAGAAGATCACCAAACAAAAAATGCAAAAGCCCTGGCCGATCGGAATGCCGCTTTAATCGTAACCGATAAAGAAGCCGGTATAAAATTGGTGGAAGAAGCGTTGAAGCTACTGTTTGATGATCAACTAACTGCAAAACTGAAAGGGAATATAAACCTGATGGCCAAACCAAATGCCACACGCGATATCGTAAATGAAATCGAAAAATTGATTGGTGCTGATGATATGCCGGCTAAGAAAAGCAACAGCGGTCAGCCTTTAACCATGTTAGTGAATTGATAGAATGAATGGTTTAGATAAATATCGCAACATCTATTTTCTCGGTATTGGGGGTATCGGTATGAGTGCGCTTGCCCGTTGGTTTATCAAAAAGGGAGTAAAGGTGTCGGGTTACGACCGCACAGCTACCAGCTTAACCAGGCAATTGGAAGCAGAGGGAATGAATGTGCACTATGATGATTCGGTAAGTAACATTCCCGAAGAGATTCTTCGCGAACATGACAACACGTTGGTTGTATTTACACCGGCCATTCCCAAGGATCATAAAGAGTATAACTACTTGTTCCAGGAAGGATATACCATTCTTAAACGATCTGAAATATTAGGACTGATTACTAAAAACTACAAAACTGTAGCCGTGGCCGGTACACATGGAAAAACCACCACATCATCCATGGTGGCACATATTCTTAAGTCTGGAGGGAAAAACATGGTTGCATTTCTGGGAGGTATTACCACTAATTACGAATCAAACCTGGTGATGCACGGTAAGGTGGGTGAAGATACCATTGTTGTGGCTGAGGCGGACGAGTTTGATCGTTCATTCTTAAAACTTTTCCCTGAAATCGCCATCATCACCTCAGCCGATCCGGATCATCTTGACATTTACGGCAATCATGAAAGCATGATCACTTCTTTCAAAGATTTTATAAAGCAAATCAGTGCAAAAGGCACCTTAATTATACATGAATCCATTGCCGAAAAGTTAGCAGGTGATGTAACCTCGCTAACAAAAAATATTTACAGTATGAGCCGGGGACAATTTTTTGCCGGCAACATTACCGCGCATAGCGGATTTTTTGAATTTGACCTTATGGGCTTCGGCCCCAAGGCTGAACGGATCAGGCTCGGTGTCCCCGGTTTTCATAATGTAGAAAATGCCGTAGCGGCTGCTCTTGCTGCACAGGCCTGTGGTTTACAGGTGGCTGAAATTAAAACAGCGTTGGAGACCTTTCATGGTGTTAAGCGCAGGTTTGAATTTGTTTACCGAAACGATAAGGTAATTTTTATTGATGACTACGCTCACCATCCTACGGAGATCGAAGCGTTTCTTCGCTCTGTAAAATCCATGTATCCACGTAAAAAACTTACTGTGGTGTTTCAGCCGCATTTGTTTACTCGCACCCGTGATTTTGCTGATGGGTTTTCAAAAAGCCTGAGCCTGGCCGATGAGTTGTTTTTAATGGACATATACCCGGCCCGGGAATTACCGATTGCCGGTGTTGATTCTGATATGCTGATGAATGGAATTACCAGCCCGGTGAAAATACGTTGTGGCAAAACCGACTTGATGGAAAAACTTGACCAACACGAGGTAGAGTTGATCGCCACAGTAGGTGCAGGTGACATCGATACGTTTGTACAACCGATTAAAACTATGTTGGAGAAGCGCTATGAAAATTAAATTCAACATTGGTAAGAAGCTTAAAATAGCCATCGTATTGGCGGTACTGTTTGGTGTTATTGGTTTTAGCGAACGCCAGAACAGTGATGTTACGGTAAGGGAGGTTGTTATTAAAATTGAAAACCTTCACGAAAACCATTTCATCGATGAGCAGGATATTGTTGAGTT is part of the Cyclobacteriaceae bacterium genome and harbors:
- a CDS encoding PorT family protein, translated to MKTLNLTLVILGLLMINELQAQMGIQAGATALNGDSFLTDDGEDLVGSSVGYTVGLTYNKRIAPFLVLQPSLNLLNKRWRDELDDVNGDITVTLMSINYIEIPVQLMYKQNKVTGFFAGGGPSLIYGISGKRKITFNGDSSSTDYEFGDAEGQENPLTIAINMMAGYSFRTIQIGLNYTHGLTNQSGDEQTQGNAQHVALRIGYVFGVR
- the mraZ gene encoding division/cell wall cluster transcriptional repressor MraZ; amino-acid sequence: MTFFTSEYESKLDAKGRLVLPARVKAQLPASPSGGPEGDSELVLRRGFERCLILYPMVEFKKVFSKISGLSEFNEEYRTLQRNFFSGTATVELDGNGRFLLPKNMLTYAQLEKDVMLVGMGNKVEIWNPTLYEKHLIADPSELSKLAQKYLDH
- a CDS encoding four helix bundle protein, with the protein product MKNFKKLKIWQKGMELVALTYELAGKLPKEEQFGLKSQTTRAAVSIPSNIAEGSAKNSKKEYVQFLEYSMGSAFELETQVLIIDMLNYGDSELRKRLLLGIDEEQKMIQSFIQKVKIG
- the rsmH gene encoding 16S rRNA (cytosine(1402)-N(4))-methyltransferase RsmH, coding for MTSNLKLETHGYHKPVMLKECIDALKINPEGTYVDATFGGGGHSLAMLEHIKGGRLIAFDQDEDAQREATKITHRSFTFCHANFRHLKRFLKLNGVTKVNGILADLGISSHQIDEPTRGFSTRYDGPLDMRMDKNGPVTAAKVVSEYDEAALHKILGMYGEVKNARTVAKAIVQERATKKITRTEDLRQLLSRFAPRGKENKYFAQVFQALRIEVNNEMQALEDFLHQAGEVIEPGGRLVVMSYHSLEDRMVKNFINKGKVYGEVEKDFYGNVLKPFEAVNRKPIEASEEEIEQNKRARSAKLRIAEKK
- a CDS encoding transpeptidase family protein, with the protein product MNIKKSILLRVRVAFLFVLLFAIAVVVKISHIQMVEGEKWVQMGEQISFDYKKVKATRGNIYSDNGSLLATSLPFYKVAFDATLPNEKVFKEGVDSLARKLASYYRDKSYLDYKRILIDARTSGKQYIIVNRKQISYQDKKMMTEWPIFREGRLRGGVIFEKVDIRYRPFANLSKRTIGFVNENEKGAGLEYSFNDQLSGQDGYAYYQKIAGGVWKPVFDTENVKAINGLDIQTTLDINLQDVSETALHKAMMQHNADDGLVVVMEVKTGAVKAIANLSSDGRGNFYEKFNYATGGLFEPGSTFKLITMIALLEDSNMELSDSIDTGNGEFKFYKNTVRDHEKGGLGKITVRQAFEHSSNVAMARLADKNFGLRPQKFMDHVERLKIHQPLGIQITGEPHPKFKWPGQKGWSGISLPWMAYGYGIEITPLHTLAMYNAVANNGKMIRPVFVESVKRADREKENYETDVIVSKICSDKTLNKVKLLLEGVVENGTAKGIKGTHYRIAGKTGTAQILENGKYTKKYITSFVGYFPAHAPKYSAIVLIKNPRGWHQYGSNVAAPVFKEIADNIYSRDINLQLAMEKKYVEPGVFPVIRAGNQEELTMLCNVLGISNHSSSEEDWVRSSINGNSISWKKNTIGQGIVPDVEGMTFRDALYLLEQAGLKVIYEGKGRVKSQSITAGGKVSKGDRIYIQLG
- a CDS encoding UDP-N-acetylmuramoyl-L-alanyl-D-glutamate--2,6-diaminopimelate ligase, producing the protein MTELKDILYKVSLTSTSGNMDVAVSGICFDSRKVKPGFLFVAVKGTQSDGHQFISKAVDLGASAIVCETLPETLYEKTTYVTVKDSAKSLGIIAANFFGNASQKLKLIGVTGTNGKTTVATLLYKLFGSLGHRCGLISTVEYRIVDQVLPSTHTTPDPVQLNELLKNMVDAGCTYAFMEVSSHAIDQERIAGLKFAGAIFTNITHDHLDYHKTFENYIKAKKKFFDELSGDAFALVNADDKRGMVMLQNTKATKYTFGLKKLTDFKGRMISNTIEGLEMELMNKRIWFKLIGDFNAYNILAVFGAAMLFDQDPDQTLTILSSLHSAPGRFELVLPGSKIIAIVDYAHTPDALKNVLETIKSFRTGNEQVITVVGCGGNRDKTKRPLMASIAVRFSDKVVLTSDNPRDEDPMEIIREMQTGIGPSDARKTLVIADREEAIKTACMMANEKDIILVAGKGHETYQEIKGVKHPFDDREVVERMLKLVNS